A genomic region of Desulfotomaculum sp. contains the following coding sequences:
- a CDS encoding DUF2922 domain-containing protein, translating to MAQVTTKTLRMVFKNENGSNFTLTVDNPRDNITAQEIQAAMDTVITKNIFTTTGGQLVSKQDIKIVDRTTNDIYDPQ from the coding sequence ATGGCCCAGGTTACCACCAAAACCCTCAGGATGGTCTTCAAAAACGAAAACGGCTCCAACTTCACGCTCACGGTTGACAACCCCCGCGATAACATAACCGCCCAGGAAATCCAGGCAGCTATGGATACGGTAATAACTAAAAACATCTTTACAACAACCGGCGGACAGTTAGTATCGAAGCAGGACATCAAGATTGTGGACAGAACAACCAACGACATCTACGACCCGCAGTAA